The following nucleotide sequence is from Oryzias latipes chromosome 20, ASM223467v1.
AAATTAGCTGCTTTCctacctttatttaaccatttaacccaactctttttagttttttttatatataacttTACTATACATAGACACGTATATGTATTTGTGTACAGGGGGAACAGAGGCTGGAGCAGAAACATCAAATAGTGATTCATTGCTCGAGTGGCTTAACACCTTCAGACGTACCGGTAATGCCACTCGAAGCGGACAGAGTGGCAACCAAACATGGCGTGCTGTCAGCCGGACCAACCCCAACAGCGGGGAATTCCGTTTCAGCCTGGAGATCAACATAAACCATGACCAGCCAGAGCCAGGAGAACATAATGAGCCTGTGGACACTGCAGACCCAGTTGAGAGGCCACTGAACTCTCCCATCTCAGCTGCCCCCTCTACTAATGCTGTTTCCTCCTTAACTAGCCATCGCTCTTCAGTCGCATCAAGGCCAGCCCCATATCCTTCTTCTTGGCCAGCTATCAGTACAAGGATGCAGACTCGGCGTACTCGCAGTAGTAGTGCTTCACTTTTAATGAACCCCTCTGCACTTTCCCCAGAAGCCAGCCCAGTTGGTGTTCAAAGGAGGGGGACCGTTTTGCACCCCTCTGTAACTCCTGACACTTTTCCAAATCTTCCTGTTGAACACACTACACCTTTTCGACATCAGCTCTTGAATGTAGAAGTAGAACAGGGGCATAGTAATGCGTCACCTCCTCTAGACTGTCCAATAGAGCAGCCAACACCATCTGGGTCACAAGCCGCAGTTATGGGACATGAATCAGATGGAGGTAGGACTCGATCAAGAGGTCGGGCGCGCAGGTCTGCGGCAGGAAGTGGGGTCTCACCTCGCGTGTCAAGACGAAGTCGCTCCCCTTTGCAAAGAACACATGTTGTAAGTAATCCTCCACCATCCAGCAGTGGCAATAGCGGCTCTGCTACTCATTCTGTTGAGCCAAGTACTGTCACAACCTCAGTGTTGATGGACACGGGTGAAGCCGTGTCAGGACCCGCTGCTCTGCCGGGGTCAGCAGACGCAGCAGAACGTGAGAATGGTTCGCATGTTTCTGGAGCTGGTGGAGGTTCCGCATTGAGACGGCACCCTACGATCATGCTAGACCTTCAGGTGAGAAGGATTCGACCAGGTGAAAACCGTGATCGGGACAGCATCGCAAGCAGAACTCGCTCCCGTGCACGAGTTGCTGAGAACACCGTTACCTTTGAAAGCGACAGCGGTGGATTCAGACGAACTATCTCTCGCTCTGAGCGGGCCGGGATCCGCACCTACGTTAGCACTATCCGGATTCCACTAAGACGCATCAGCGAGACGGGCCTGGGAGAACCCAATTCCACCGCCCTACGCTCCATCTTGCGTCAGATTATGACTGGATTTGGGGAGCTCAGCTCCTTGATGGAGACGGAAGCTGATTCTGAAAATGTTGCCCCTATTCCCACAGATGCTAGTGGTACTCATAGTACCTCAAGTCATCTGTATACAAATGAAACGGCACCTAACCAGGTTGGAACAGGGGAGACTGTTCAGGAGAGAGTGGGGCCCCTGGGGGTCGACCACGACCAGGGTGGGCAGGCCAGACTTGGAGGAGCAGTTGTGAGCACCACTGATGGGCGGCCCAACAATAGAGACACCAACAACCTAGTAGAAAACGGCACCTTGCCCATCTTGAGGTTGGCccacttttttttgcttaacgATGACGAAGACGATGATCATCCCAGAGGCCTGACCAAAGAACAGATTGACAATCTATCCACACGTACATACAGTCAGGCCAGCCTGGAGGGCGAGATTGGTCGTGCATGCAGTGTCTGCATCAACGAATATGCCCAGGGCAACAAGCTGCGCCGCCTGCCATGCTCCCATGAGTTTCACATCCACTGCATTGACCGCTGGCTGTCTGAAAACAACACCTGCCCCATCTGCAGGCAGCCTATACTTGCAGTGCATCATGACTGACCTGTTTTCTCATGACTGACTTAGCTCTTCTGGCTTGCTGAAATAAGTAAACGCAATGCTTTGCATGTACATAGCCTTTTCATTGTTAAATTTCTTTGAAAATATCTATTGTGTTGAGCAAGACTGAACCAAAAGTGTGGAAAAACTATACATGCAAAGAActaacaaaactttatttttttagattcttTGTTGCAACCCGTGTTTTCATCttcctgtgtgtttcttttgtttaccAACAAAGTCGACGCATCAGTGTATGGAATTAATGTTGTGAGGAGCTTctgtagctgctgctgaatAGTCCCACTCTATTTTTCTCATGGCTGGTAAGTGGCGTCTCTTTCACGGCTGGATTATAAAAACCTCTCCACCCAACCGGTGTAAGTTGTAAATAACTCACTGGTGCTATAAAGGTACAACGATACTCATGCCATCTGCCTAGAGGGTGAGcaggaaatactttgtttttttacttttaccatTTTAAAGCGTCACAAATTTGACAGCGTACTTTTGCAGTTTAATATAAAGTGTATCATATTGGGAATTTTTAGAGCTACGGAACCAGTTAATTTATCTTCTGCTCTTTAAAGCCTTTTAGTTGGCTCTACTGGTATTTGATGTTCTGGAGGATCCAAAGGCAATTGGGCTGCTTTAaggattaattttctttttgtttttaaacctgcATTCCACTTTGTAATGAGCAGAACATTTGCAGGTTCACATTTCCTTTAAATGCAACcatttgacaattttttttttttttagatttgcttttcttttatgaTTTAACAATACAGGAAATAGGGAAATGAAACCCTAAAGAGAACAGGAATACTGTATACAGATTGAGGTATTGAACGTTTAAGGGGAAAAACAAATCCCatctgtccaaaaaaaacagttggagTAGTTATCCCAGTGGCAGCATAGTTTCTGGTTAGACGCGTTTATATACACACGTTGGCCGTGCCCAGGAGCTTCCTCGATCCCAGTGAATTTGGCCTAAAAATGCCTCGTGctctaaatgtatttattcgTGTTTTCACTATAGTCCATGTGTGATCAAATCACACGGATGGTAGTCAAACCCACATCTGAACAGCCATGTTCAAGTCTCACTGCAATGTCAATTTCAAATCCTTTCAAAACAGGACACTTGGAAAGGACATTACCTGTGGTagtttacatttgaaaatgaatgCGGCAAGCATGTGATAATCAGGGATTCAGACTTGTTGGtaaaagctgtgcaatatgTTGTTAGTTACTGTTTACATGCATTTTCTAGTTGTCATATCCACTTAAAGTAaaactttgtttctgtttcttctctattgttgccattttttttttatgtttgtgatCAGCAAACATTTGTAAGGAGGGGTAGAAAGGTTTCAGCAGTTATCCAGTTAGTGAGAAAAGCTTTTAACAGGCATCCAGCATCAGTTTTGCATATTTTacacattctcttttttttttttaaataatttagcaaGTTTTGATGGAAATGTATCTCCCTAATGTGGAAGAGGTGGTAAATAGAGTAAAAACACCCAGTCACGTATTTCCACCGCAACAGTAACAATAAACCGGTCTACTTGCATCAATGcatttgttattttgctttttattatgaCAGGATTAAGGCAGTATAGTTTGTAAGAATGTGCGAACGCTTGTATGTGAGGTGAGATGATGTTGTGTGTCTTTCAAGGGGAAACAGGCCAAGTGTTCTCTAAACCTTGTTCTAAGAAAGCTTCTGTTAAGAGAAAGTTTAAAAGTGGTTGTTGGCCGACAGAAGtgaatatttatttgttcctatTTAAGAAGATGGACTCAGTCTTTTGGAATATGAAgtgtgaaatgttttaatgtaataagagtaaaataaaatgctatgACCAATACATAAATAGTCAAAGACTTCCATTTTCTCTGATTCGCTTTCaatttttaagaacattttatcCAAACAAGCAAAGCCTTTTAATACTTTCTATAAAAAATGCTAATGGAATTAGAAACTTGACCGCAAcgagaaataaatgaaataatggTTAATGCCTGACTAAATGGAcaactgatgttttttaatggctataatgtttacattttatctTGCAGctgtaaaaaggaaattaacatttggaatgaaaatacattttggatTCAAATTTTGGATTTAATTAGTTTATCAGATTAGTAAAGATTCTCTTTGCCGTTCTTTTACGGTCCATTAAATTAAATCGTGATTGACGCTTTTTAAAAACCAAGAGGACCGGCAGTTACGTAGTGGCTTTTCAAAGTAAGTTTCaaaacttaattttctctaGCTTTaggtttttcttcctcttttttttaaacctatctcATATCTCTTATTCATATTTAAACTTAATTAtcaattggttaaaaaaaatctggaaacaTCTCATCCAAAAgtcagttttattgttttggagtaataaaaaaagtcatattcAAAATGTTAGTAGTTTCCAAAGAACAGGATATGCTTAAAAAAGCTAATAAATCTGTGTAACTACAGCAGGAAATTTAACTTGCTGATTAATGcaaataaacaacatttatgAAAACCGAGTATCAAGACGGAGTGTTTTGTGAAGcttaacgttttattttgaaagcaaaaaccgGAAATACGCCCTTCTAGTAACGTTTTGCGTTGACGTTGGGCTAATCTAACCTGTTCACGTTTCCGTTGCGGTCAATCGAGAAATGATGACAACCGAACTCCCTCAGCTGGTCCGGCCGCCGCAGCCCGATCGCAGGGCAGCTGTGCGCTGCTCGCTTTGGTAGCCATGAGAATGTCCCCGCTCCGGCCTCCTCCTTCCAGTCACAGAGACTTTCTTTATTCACCAAGATGTACTTCAACCGGCGGGGCAAGAAGATACACAGCGAGGGAGGTAAGCTCCGAGCCCACACCTGGCGTGAATCCTTGCTCCATCCTCTGCGTTCCTTCCGCCGCAGCTCCGACTGCAGTCCGTCGCTGCAAAGAGCGGCCAGCGGGCCTGTCACTTTTGGACATATGGCGGCCTGCATGTGATGGACCAGTGCGGATCTGCGATGTGCTCAGCATAACAACGTTGGCCGTATTTTGACAGGGACTGCGGCATATATTTGAATGGATGTTCTAGCATTTGTCcctttttatatacattttttgacaCTTATCCAAGGACATCTTAGCGGGAGCCTGCTTCAAGTATCACAGTCTGGCATATTTAAATAGCCGTAACGGATCATGTGCCTTACATCactaaatatttatattattcCAGTTGCTACTTGTTTTAACTCTACTTACCTTGGATtttgacagccccccccccccccccccccccatgttaagaaaaatataaggTAAAGTAATTGTGCACACCAAGGTGCTAGATAATGGAACCGTGAAATCAATCCTATAACATCCCATTACCTGTCCGACTTAAAAACCACGTGACTTTCTAAAGCACACTCCTGATCCCACTAGAAATAACAAAAACCTATCACACCTAAACTGTGTCCAGGTTAAATACTACACGTTGAAaagagtttctttaaaaatagttttactcTTAAGACACAAGCTGACATTCAAGTTTTTAGGCTTTAGAAAACAAATGcagatgatttatttattttcactttacaAACCATTATGTAATTGGATTGCTCTGGAAGAGCAGAGCATGTGTTTGTCCCATCCAGTGACTTCTGATTGGCACGTTGTCATCTGGTTTGCTGTGCTTTTTGTGAGTGCTTTTCTGTTTCCAGAAATAGAAAGCAGGGCAAACTCCGAGTGGAGATGAACGCCTGCTGGGGAATAAAGTCTTCAGGGGAACGATTCCTTGAAACTCTGTGGCGTTAACGCCATAAAATTCTTGTGTGTAAAACAATAGCAGCACATTGGAACACATTCTGCTTTTCCCAAAAGAATTGGGTTGGGAAAGGTGTCAGATTTTAATTTGGCAGTCACGCTGAGTTATTTTATGAACTTGGGAGGTTCCTGCTACCTATGTTTGAATGCATAGTGCTCTCTCCTTGCTTTTTATGTTGCTTTTAATGTAATCTCTTGGAGGCTGACCTCTTGATTCTTTGCTCCAATTAGCAAGCCATCACATCCCAGAAGACGACATCATCTGGGGCTGCCAATCTGTcacgtttatttaaaaattaacagAAGGATCTTCAAGttatttcagtaaaataaaata
It contains:
- the rnf6 gene encoding E3 ubiquitin-protein ligase RNF6, with product MDPPSGGDERQRQAERLRREEAYYHFINELSEDEYRLMRDGNLLGTPGDVTAEELRQRLDEAKECVSSQPHPEQRSQTVSAGEHQSSSDEGEQRGATERRGTGGTEAGAETSNSDSLLEWLNTFRRTGNATRSGQSGNQTWRAVSRTNPNSGEFRFSLEININHDQPEPGEHNEPVDTADPVERPLNSPISAAPSTNAVSSLTSHRSSVASRPAPYPSSWPAISTRMQTRRTRSSSASLLMNPSALSPEASPVGVQRRGTVLHPSVTPDTFPNLPVEHTTPFRHQLLNVEVEQGHSNASPPLDCPIEQPTPSGSQAAVMGHESDGGRTRSRGRARRSAAGSGVSPRVSRRSRSPLQRTHVVSNPPPSSSGNSGSATHSVEPSTVTTSVLMDTGEAVSGPAALPGSADAAERENGSHVSGAGGGSALRRHPTIMLDLQVRRIRPGENRDRDSIASRTRSRARVAENTVTFESDSGGFRRTISRSERAGIRTYVSTIRIPLRRISETGLGEPNSTALRSILRQIMTGFGELSSLMETEADSENVAPIPTDASGTHSTSSHLYTNETAPNQVGTGETVQERVGPLGVDHDQGGQARLGGAVVSTTDGRPNNRDTNNLVENGTLPILRLAHFFLLNDDEDDDHPRGLTKEQIDNLSTRTYSQASLEGEIGRACSVCINEYAQGNKLRRLPCSHEFHIHCIDRWLSENNTCPICRQPILAVHHD